The following proteins come from a genomic window of Astatotilapia calliptera chromosome 11, fAstCal1.2, whole genome shotgun sequence:
- the tyrobp gene encoding TYRO protein tyrosine kinase-binding protein, which yields MSDALCIVGSLFGSSEGQQECGSCYLINMESVIGIIASDIILTIFITISVFCFATHQRRKREWESHSGKRSVPSSISKKMATEVTESPYQELHGVQSDVYSELRHYRK from the exons ATGTCTGATGCTCTCTGTATTGTGGGTTCGTTGTTTG GCTCATCAGAAGGACAGCAAG aaTGTGGTTCCTGTTACCTGATAAACATGGAATCTGTAATAGGCATTATTGCCTCTGACATCATCTTGACCATCTTCATCACTATTTCTGTATTTTGCTTTGCAACTCATCAGAGGAGAAAGAGGGAATGGGAATCACACAGTG GCAAAAGAAGTGTACCATCATCAATTTCAAAGAAAATGGCAACAGAGGTCACAGAATCTCCATACCAG GAGTTACATGGAGTCCAGTCAGATGTTTACAGTGAACTTCGGCACTATAGGAAATGA
- the LOC113032535 gene encoding uncharacterized protein LOC113032535 isoform X1, with protein sequence MKILLCCLLLLPFADMVVAASIKGQSPKEDVLSFLHDALALTTERTTPAAVTAQRTTLCGTVNEQDSDDMSDAKSTESSETNRCSEPDAFDKNGDESRDVSKDLDSDEIMIPGAVAKNEAPSRKVTVVGKDGMAAMDMTSSLVQDHGSREHSLIQGELQASRDSEEGGITNAWEGGGQSTNLQRWATRGKVNGMSGMLVHGQIRERPNWGSLEDSSDSLAGVSTNKQTDYDETREYMSSETYPVVPQEHRPSSWPIPSKSHVV encoded by the exons ATGAAGAT CCTCTTGTGTTGCCTGCTCCTGCTTCCGTTTgcagatatggtggtggcagcttCTATCAAAG GGCAATCCCCAAAAGAAGATGTGTTAAGCTTTCTACATG ATGCACTAGCACTTACTACAGAAAGGACCACACCTGCAGCCGTCACAG CACAAAGGACCACTCTATGTGGCACTGTGAATGAGCAAGACTCAGACG ATATGTCAGATGCCAAATCTACAGAGAGCTCTGAAACCAACAGATGTTCAG AACCTGATGCGTTTGACAAAAATGGAGATGAAAGCAGAG ATGTATCCAAAGACCTTGACAGCGATGAGATCATGATTCCTGGAGCTGTGGCAAAAAATGAGGCTCCGTCAAGGAAGGTGACTGTAGTGGGCAAAGACGGTATGGCAGCGATGGATATGACCAGCAGCCTGGTTCAGGACCATGGGAGCAGGGAGCATAGTTTGATTCAAGGAGAACTCCAAGCAAGCAGAGACAGTGAGGAAGGAGGGATAACAAATGCTTGGGAGGGTGGCGGTCAAAGCACCAATCTCCAAAGGTGGGCCACACGAGGAAAAGTTAATGGGatgagtggtatgttggtccaTGGCCAAATCAGAGAAAGGCCAAATTGGGGTAGTTTGGAAGACAGCAGTGACAGCCTGGCTGGAGTCAGCACCAATAAACAAACGGACTATGATG AAACCAGAGAATatatgagctctgaaacctatCCAGTTG tCCCACAAGAGCACAGGCCCAGCAGCTGGCCCATTCCATCCAAGAGCCATGTCGTTTGA
- the LOC113032535 gene encoding uncharacterized protein LOC113032535 isoform X2, translating into MVVAASIKGQSPKEDVLSFLHDALALTTERTTPAAVTAQRTTLCGTVNEQDSDDMSDAKSTESSETNRCSEPDAFDKNGDESRDVSKDLDSDEIMIPGAVAKNEAPSRKVTVVGKDGMAAMDMTSSLVQDHGSREHSLIQGELQASRDSEEGGITNAWEGGGQSTNLQRWATRGKVNGMSGMLVHGQIRERPNWGSLEDSSDSLAGVSTNKQTDYDETREYMSSETYPVVPQEHRPSSWPIPSKSHVV; encoded by the exons atggtggtggcagcttCTATCAAAG GGCAATCCCCAAAAGAAGATGTGTTAAGCTTTCTACATG ATGCACTAGCACTTACTACAGAAAGGACCACACCTGCAGCCGTCACAG CACAAAGGACCACTCTATGTGGCACTGTGAATGAGCAAGACTCAGACG ATATGTCAGATGCCAAATCTACAGAGAGCTCTGAAACCAACAGATGTTCAG AACCTGATGCGTTTGACAAAAATGGAGATGAAAGCAGAG ATGTATCCAAAGACCTTGACAGCGATGAGATCATGATTCCTGGAGCTGTGGCAAAAAATGAGGCTCCGTCAAGGAAGGTGACTGTAGTGGGCAAAGACGGTATGGCAGCGATGGATATGACCAGCAGCCTGGTTCAGGACCATGGGAGCAGGGAGCATAGTTTGATTCAAGGAGAACTCCAAGCAAGCAGAGACAGTGAGGAAGGAGGGATAACAAATGCTTGGGAGGGTGGCGGTCAAAGCACCAATCTCCAAAGGTGGGCCACACGAGGAAAAGTTAATGGGatgagtggtatgttggtccaTGGCCAAATCAGAGAAAGGCCAAATTGGGGTAGTTTGGAAGACAGCAGTGACAGCCTGGCTGGAGTCAGCACCAATAAACAAACGGACTATGATG AAACCAGAGAATatatgagctctgaaacctatCCAGTTG tCCCACAAGAGCACAGGCCCAGCAGCTGGCCCATTCCATCCAAGAGCCATGTCGTTTGA